One segment of Phragmites australis chromosome 13, lpPhrAust1.1, whole genome shotgun sequence DNA contains the following:
- the LOC133888575 gene encoding probable BOI-related E3 ubiquitin-protein ligase 3: MAVQAPHLSHHAFPHDLHAFRDMEDATVGGSVFLDEYGGCVPAAAGVVGTTVLSHLPRSELTCNYGFVPRKRPRVAAEGFLEDQRAVLPAAMTQGLVPVPVGDVQIRAVGSGAASTSGRVANGATISQGILSRLYYQGVEIDELIRLESEKMRAGLEDARRRHARALLATVERAASKRLRAAECELERTLRRNAELEEKARQVGAECQAWMGVARSHEAVADGLRAALDQLLQCPCPAAAVGEGEAEDARSCCFEAPAADANDDAASRSLAAVASCKSCGGGEACVLLLPCRHLCLCRACEAAVDACPVCAATKNASLRVLVS, translated from the exons ATGGCCGTGCAGGCGCCGCACCTCTCCCACCACGCTTTCCCCCACGACCTCCACGCCTTCAG GGATATGGAGGACGCGACGGTGGGTGGCTCGGTGTTCTTGGACGAGTACGGCGGGTGcgtgccggcggcggcgggcgttGTCGGTACGACGGTGCTCAGCCACTTACCGCGCAGCGAGCTCACCTGCAACTACGGCTTCGTGCCGAGGAAGCGGCCGCGCGTGGCGGCGGAGGGTTTCTTGGAGGATCAGCGCGCGGTTCTGCCCGCGGCGATGACGCAGGGGCTGGTGCCAGTGCCAGTCGGGGATGTGCAGATCAGGGCGGTGGGCTCTGGCGCGGCGTCCACTAGCGGGAGGGTGGCCAATGGCGCGACCATCTCACAGGGAATCTTGTCGAGGCTCTACTACCAGGGCGTGGAGATCGACGAGCTCATAAGACTCGAG AGCGAGAAGATGCGCGCGGGTCTGGAGGACGCGCGGCGGAGGCACGCCCGGGCGCTGCTGGCCACCGTGGAGCGCGCCGCGTCAAAACGGCTGCGCGCCGCGGAGTGCGAGCTGGAGCGCACGCTCCGTCGCAACGCGGAGCTCGAGGAGAAGGCCCGGCAGGTGGGCGCGGAGTGCCAGGCGTGGATGGGCGTCGCCAGGAGCCACGAGGCCGTCGCCGACGGCCTCCGCGCCGCACTCGACCAGCTGCTCCAGTGTCCCTGCCCGGCCGCGGCCGTCGGCGAGGGTGAGGCCGAGGACGCGCGGTCTTGCTGCTTCGAGGCGCCGGCGGCGGACGCCAACGACGATGCCGCTTCCAGGTCCTTAGCGGCGGTGGCGTCGTGCAAgtcctgcggcggcggcgaggcgtgcgtgctgctgctgccgtgCCGCCACCTGTGCCTGTGCCGCGCGTGTGAGGCCGCTGTGGACGCGTGCCCCGTCTGCGCGGCCACCAAGAACGCCTCGCTCCGTGTCCTGGTTTCTTGA